In one window of Falco biarmicus isolate bFalBia1 chromosome 16, bFalBia1.pri, whole genome shotgun sequence DNA:
- the KCTD20 gene encoding BTB/POZ domain-containing protein KCTD20 isoform X2, translating to MNVNSAGGTDWSRNLESSCSVENVTVAVHESEESNVVLGGHSPAAVPRTEGLDSECRHTACPVNPQINSMLSAPEDTHNCHFQDGNKRQSEYFNTQERHGCCTLSSTSNSQTAAPEKVTLVVDGTRFAVNPQIFTAHPDTMLGRMFGPGREYNFTRPNEKGEYEIAEGISSAVFRTVLDYYKTGIINCPDGISIPDLRDTCDYLCINFDFNTIKCQDLSALLHELSNDGAHKQFDSYLEELILPIMVDSARKGERECHIVVLTDEDTVDWDEDHPPPMGEEYSQILYSSKLYRFFKYIENRDVAKAVLKERGLKNIRIGIEGYPTCKEKVKRRPGGRSEVIYNYVQRPFIQMSWEKEEGKSRHVDFQCVRSKSLTNLVSVGDDVSEDHEVIMHHPPQVDELDRLNAPFSQMAVNDLPD from the exons ATGAATGTTAATTCTGCTGGTGGGACAGACTGGTCAAGAAATCTGGAGTCCAGTTGCTCTGTGGAAAACGTAACGGTAGCAGTCCATGAGTCAGAAGAAAGTAATGTGGTGCTAGGAGgtcacagccctgctgcagttCCCAGGACTGAGG GTTTAGATTCTGAATGCCGACACACTGCTTGTCCAGTAAATCCGCAGATCAATAGCATGTTGTCTGCTCCTGAAGACACGCACAACTGTCACTTCCAAGATGGAAATAAGAGACagtcagaatattttaatacGCAGGAACGCCATGGATGCTGCACTTTGTCTTCAACCAGCAATTCACAAACAGCAGCTCCAGAGAAAGTGACGCTTGTGGTAGATGGCACACGCTTTGCAGTGAATCCACAGATTTTCACTGCTCACCCTGATACTATGCTTGGAAG AATGTTTGGACCAGGAAGAGAATATAATTTCACCAGGCCAAATGAAAAGGGAGAATATGAAATCGCAGAAGGAATTAGCTCAGCTGTGTTCCGGACTGTGCTG GATTATTACAAAACTGGAATCATTAACTGCCCTGATGGGATTTCCATCCCGGACCTTCGAGACACATGTGATTACCTCTGCATAAACTTTGATTTCAACACAATCAAATGTCAAGATTTAA GTGCTCTCTTACACGAGCTCTCCAACGATGGTGCTCACAAGCAGTTTGATAGCTACCTAGAGGAGCTAATTCTGCCTATAATGGTGGATAGCGCAAGGAAAGGGGAACGTGAGTGCCATATTGTTGTGCTGACAGATGAAGACACCGTGGACTGGGATGAAGATCATCCACCTCCAATGGGAGAGGAGTACTCGCAAA TCCTTTACAGTTCCAAGCTGTACAGATTCTTCAAGTACATTGAGAACCGCGATGTTGCAAAAGCAGTATTAAAGGAACGGGGCCTGAAAAATATTCGCATTGGCATTGAAG GGTATCCCACCTGTAAAGAGAAGGTGAAGAGGAGGCCTGGTGGCCGATCCGAAGTGATATACAACTATGTTCAACGGCCGTTCATCCAGATGTcatgggaaaaggaagagggcAAAAGCCGTCATGTTGATTTCCAGTGTGTTCGGAGCAAATCTCTAACAAACCTAGTCTCTGTGGGTGATGACGTTTCGGAGGACCATGAGGTTATAATGCATCACCCCCCACAAGTAGATGAACTGGACAGGCTAAACGCACCGTTCTCCCAAATGGCTGTTAACGATCTACCAGATTAG
- the KCTD20 gene encoding BTB/POZ domain-containing protein KCTD20 isoform X1 — MSRHSSLRKRNQLLTSRRPSMNVNSAGGTDWSRNLESSCSVENVTVAVHESEESNVVLGGHSPAAVPRTEGLDSECRHTACPVNPQINSMLSAPEDTHNCHFQDGNKRQSEYFNTQERHGCCTLSSTSNSQTAAPEKVTLVVDGTRFAVNPQIFTAHPDTMLGRMFGPGREYNFTRPNEKGEYEIAEGISSAVFRTVLDYYKTGIINCPDGISIPDLRDTCDYLCINFDFNTIKCQDLSALLHELSNDGAHKQFDSYLEELILPIMVDSARKGERECHIVVLTDEDTVDWDEDHPPPMGEEYSQILYSSKLYRFFKYIENRDVAKAVLKERGLKNIRIGIEGYPTCKEKVKRRPGGRSEVIYNYVQRPFIQMSWEKEEGKSRHVDFQCVRSKSLTNLVSVGDDVSEDHEVIMHHPPQVDELDRLNAPFSQMAVNDLPD; from the exons CTCTTCTCTTAGGAAACGCAACCAACTCCTCACATCACGGAGGCCCAGCATGAATGTTAATTCTGCTGGTGGGACAGACTGGTCAAGAAATCTGGAGTCCAGTTGCTCTGTGGAAAACGTAACGGTAGCAGTCCATGAGTCAGAAGAAAGTAATGTGGTGCTAGGAGgtcacagccctgctgcagttCCCAGGACTGAGG GTTTAGATTCTGAATGCCGACACACTGCTTGTCCAGTAAATCCGCAGATCAATAGCATGTTGTCTGCTCCTGAAGACACGCACAACTGTCACTTCCAAGATGGAAATAAGAGACagtcagaatattttaatacGCAGGAACGCCATGGATGCTGCACTTTGTCTTCAACCAGCAATTCACAAACAGCAGCTCCAGAGAAAGTGACGCTTGTGGTAGATGGCACACGCTTTGCAGTGAATCCACAGATTTTCACTGCTCACCCTGATACTATGCTTGGAAG AATGTTTGGACCAGGAAGAGAATATAATTTCACCAGGCCAAATGAAAAGGGAGAATATGAAATCGCAGAAGGAATTAGCTCAGCTGTGTTCCGGACTGTGCTG GATTATTACAAAACTGGAATCATTAACTGCCCTGATGGGATTTCCATCCCGGACCTTCGAGACACATGTGATTACCTCTGCATAAACTTTGATTTCAACACAATCAAATGTCAAGATTTAA GTGCTCTCTTACACGAGCTCTCCAACGATGGTGCTCACAAGCAGTTTGATAGCTACCTAGAGGAGCTAATTCTGCCTATAATGGTGGATAGCGCAAGGAAAGGGGAACGTGAGTGCCATATTGTTGTGCTGACAGATGAAGACACCGTGGACTGGGATGAAGATCATCCACCTCCAATGGGAGAGGAGTACTCGCAAA TCCTTTACAGTTCCAAGCTGTACAGATTCTTCAAGTACATTGAGAACCGCGATGTTGCAAAAGCAGTATTAAAGGAACGGGGCCTGAAAAATATTCGCATTGGCATTGAAG GGTATCCCACCTGTAAAGAGAAGGTGAAGAGGAGGCCTGGTGGCCGATCCGAAGTGATATACAACTATGTTCAACGGCCGTTCATCCAGATGTcatgggaaaaggaagagggcAAAAGCCGTCATGTTGATTTCCAGTGTGTTCGGAGCAAATCTCTAACAAACCTAGTCTCTGTGGGTGATGACGTTTCGGAGGACCATGAGGTTATAATGCATCACCCCCCACAAGTAGATGAACTGGACAGGCTAAACGCACCGTTCTCCCAAATGGCTGTTAACGATCTACCAGATTAG